GCCGGGCCAATGACCTGCTCCTGTCGGTGGACACCGATCTCTTCGCGACCTGCACTTTCCTGCGTTTCGACCCGCGGAGCTGGGCCCTGGAGAGCGCCCGCGCGGGCCACGTCCCCGCGGTCTGGGCGACCGTCGACGGGGAGTACGGGATCTCCCTCGATGCGGGCGGGGTGCCCCTGGGGATGCTGGCGGGCGCCGTGTACCCGGTGACCCGCCGCCGGCTGACCAAGGCGGGGGCGTTCGTCCTGCTCACCGACGGGGTGGTGGAGGGGCCGACCTTCCCGATCGACGAGGGGCTGGCGCGGGTGGCGCGCGTGGTCAGGGAGGGCGCGGGCGCCGATCCGGGGGAGCTGGCCGCCGCGGTGATGGAGGTGGCGGACTCCACCGGTCACGCCGACGACGCCGCGGTGCTCGTCCTGTGCCACGAAGCGGAGGCCGGGAGCCCCGCCTGAGCCCGCCCCGCGTGAGCCCGCCCCGCCCCGCGTGAGCCGGCCCCGTCCCGGGTGGGGCCCCCGGCCCGGGGGAGGCGTCCGGGCGCGTGTCACGCCCCGCCGGGGCGCGGGGACGGTGTTCTGATGGTGCGGTGCGCAACGAGGGGTGGCGACGTCTCTGCGGAGCGGTTCTCCGGATCCTCGCCGTGGCCGTCGCGTACTACGTGACGGGACGGATCGGCCTGCTGCAGCGGGTCGCGATCGACGGCGCCGTCGTCACGCCCCTGTTCCTGCCGACCGGCGTCGCGCTGAGCTGCCTGCTGCGGATGGGACTGCGGGTGTGGCCGGGAATCGCCCTCGGCAGCTACCTCGTGATCGAGACCATCGGCCCCTTCCATCTCTCGGGGCTGGCGATCCTCGCCGGGAACACCCTGGCGCCCGTCTGCGCCTTCCTGCTGCTGCGCAGGGTGGGCTTCCGCGCCGAGCTGGACCGGCTCGGCGACGGGGTGGCGCTGGTCTTCCTGGGCGGCATGGTGCCGATGCTGATCAGCGCCACCGTCGGGTCCGTGGTGGTGGTCCTCAGCGGCAGCCTGCCGCTGAGCGGGTTCTGGTCGTTCTGGTCGGCGTGGTGGGCCGGTGACGCCATGGGGGTCCTCGTGCTCACGCCGCTGCTGCTCGTGCTGCGCCGGCCGTACGGGCTGTCCCGGGACCCGCTGCGCTGGGCGGAGGCGGGGGCGCTGGCCGTCGGCGTCGTCCTCGTGTCGCTGTTCGTGACCCGCAGCTCGATCGCCCTGCTCTTCCTGGTCTTCCCGCTGCTGATCTGGGCCGCCCTGCGGTTCCGGCTCCCGGGGGCCGCGCCCTGCGTGCTGCTGGTGTCCGTGCTGGCGATCTCGGCGGCGAACGACCGGGTCGGGCCGTTCGCGGACCAGACCCTCTTCCAGGTGATGGTCAACCTCCAGGCCCTCAACGGTTCCGTGGCGCTGACCGGGCTGCTGCTGTCGGCGCTGGTCACCGAGCAGCAGAACATCCGGGAGAAGATCGAGCAGGCGTGCCTGGACATGGCCGAGCTGGTGGACAGCCTCGTACCGGGACGGCCGGCGCAGGGATGGCCGCCGCCGGACCCGGGACCGGACCCGGGTGAGCGCGGCTGATCCGGCCTCGCTGCCGGCCGGGTGATGTGGCCGGGTGATTTGGCCGAACTTCACATGGCATCAATAGGTGCCTGAGGCATCTAATGGGAGCGGCACACGACCGATCGATCGCTTGTGAGGTCAACTCATGACAGAACCCGCCGTTGCCTTTCCCCAGGACCGCACCTGCCCCTACCACCCGCCGGCCGCCTACCAGCCGCTGCGCGACGCGCGGCCCCTTTCCCGGGTCACCCTCTACGACGGCCGCTCCGTGTGGGTGGTCACCGGCCACGCCGAGGCGCGGGCCCTGCTGACCGATTCCCGTCTCTCTTCCGACCGGACGAAAGAGGCGTTCCCCAACACCGTGGCCCGGCTGAAGGGCCTTCAGAACCGCCGGGTCGCGCTGCTCGGGTTCGACGACCCCGAGCACAACGTCCAGCGCCGGATGCTGATCCCCAGCTTCTCCCTCAAGCGCACGGCGGCCCTGCGGCCGCAGATCCGCGAGACCGTGGACCGGCTGATCGACGCCATGATCGAGAACGGGCCGACCGCCGAACTCGTCAGCGCCTTCGCCCTGCCCGTGCCGTCGATGGTGATCTGCGCCCTGCTCGGGGTGCCGTACGCCGACCACGAGTTCTTCGAGGCCCAGTCGCGCCGCCTGCTGCGCGGGAAGGACGCTGCCGAGGTCGAGGACGCCCGCGACGAACTCAATGGCTACCTGGGCGAACTGATCGACCGCAAGCGCGCGGAGCCCGGCGGGGACGGACTGCTCGACGAGCTGATCGAGCAGCGGCTGGCCACGGGCGAGGTGGACCGTACGGAACTCGTCGACCTCGCCACGATCCTGCTGATCGCCGGACACGAGACCACCGCCAACATGATCTCGCTCGGCACCTTCACCCTGCTGCGCCATCCCGAGCAGCTGGCCGAACTGCGCGCCGAGCCGGAACTGATGCCCGCGGCCGTGGAGGAGCTGCTCCGGTTCCTCTCCATCGCGGACGGCATGCTCCGGGTCGCCTCCGTCGACATCGACATCGCGGGAGCGACCATCCGCAAGGACGACGGGGTGGTCTTCTCCACCTCGGTCATCAACCGCGACGAGTCCGCCTACCCCGCACCCGACGCCCTGGACTGGCGCCGGCCCGCCCGCCACCACGTCGCCTTCGGCTTCGGCATCCACCAGTGCCTGGGGCAGAACCTGGCCCGCGCGGAGATGGAGATCGCGCTGGGCGCCCTCTTCGAGCGGCTCCCGGGGCTGCGCCTCGCCGCGCCGGCCGAACGGATCCCCTTCAAACCGGGGGACACCATCCAGGGGATGCTCGAACTCCCCGTGACCTGGTGAGCCCCGCCGTGACCCAGCGCATCGACATCGACAAGGACATCTGCATCGGCGCCGGACAGTGCGCCCTGACCGCACCGGGAGTGTTCACGCAGGACGACGACGGGCTCAGCGAACTGCTGCCCGGCAAGGAGGACGGCGGCGGCAGCGCCCTGGTGCGCGAGGCGGCCCGGGCCTGCCCGGTGGGCGCCATCGCCGTACGGCCCGCCTGAGGCGGGGCCCCCGGTTGGCGGGGGCGGGGCCCGTGCTCGCATGATGGTGCTGCCGCACTGATCACCACCCCAGGAGCACCGATGGCGAGCCGGGTCCACCAACCGCTGGAGAACGAGGAGTTCGACTTCATCCTCGGACACGTCCCCGGCCCGGTCCTCGCGTACTTCACCGGGACCTGGCCCAAGGTCGCCGCCGTGTGCAAGGAAATGGACGCCCTGGTCCGGGAAGCGGCCGACGCGTACGGCGGGCGGCTGACCGCCGTCAAGGCCGACATGACCCGCTGCCCGGGCCCGACGGCCCGCTACGGGGT
This is a stretch of genomic DNA from Streptomyces sp. NBC_00536. It encodes these proteins:
- a CDS encoding PP2C family protein-serine/threonine phosphatase, coding for MAPPRAPRPTSADDLLNRLGRLTAQARERAEFQQARVELAEALQRSMLPAALPTVPGLRTAARYAPARHGLDIGGDWYDGFTLPGGALGFSLGDVQGHDVEAAAFMGQVRIGLRAVAASAADPGEVLSRANDLLLSVDTDLFATCTFLRFDPRSWALESARAGHVPAVWATVDGEYGISLDAGGVPLGMLAGAVYPVTRRRLTKAGAFVLLTDGVVEGPTFPIDEGLARVARVVREGAGADPGELAAAVMEVADSTGHADDAAVLVLCHEAEAGSPA
- a CDS encoding MASE1 domain-containing protein; the protein is MRNEGWRRLCGAVLRILAVAVAYYVTGRIGLLQRVAIDGAVVTPLFLPTGVALSCLLRMGLRVWPGIALGSYLVIETIGPFHLSGLAILAGNTLAPVCAFLLLRRVGFRAELDRLGDGVALVFLGGMVPMLISATVGSVVVVLSGSLPLSGFWSFWSAWWAGDAMGVLVLTPLLLVLRRPYGLSRDPLRWAEAGALAVGVVLVSLFVTRSSIALLFLVFPLLIWAALRFRLPGAAPCVLLVSVLAISAANDRVGPFADQTLFQVMVNLQALNGSVALTGLLLSALVTEQQNIREKIEQACLDMAELVDSLVPGRPAQGWPPPDPGPDPGERG
- a CDS encoding cytochrome P450; protein product: MTEPAVAFPQDRTCPYHPPAAYQPLRDARPLSRVTLYDGRSVWVVTGHAEARALLTDSRLSSDRTKEAFPNTVARLKGLQNRRVALLGFDDPEHNVQRRMLIPSFSLKRTAALRPQIRETVDRLIDAMIENGPTAELVSAFALPVPSMVICALLGVPYADHEFFEAQSRRLLRGKDAAEVEDARDELNGYLGELIDRKRAEPGGDGLLDELIEQRLATGEVDRTELVDLATILLIAGHETTANMISLGTFTLLRHPEQLAELRAEPELMPAAVEELLRFLSIADGMLRVASVDIDIAGATIRKDDGVVFSTSVINRDESAYPAPDALDWRRPARHHVAFGFGIHQCLGQNLARAEMEIALGALFERLPGLRLAAPAERIPFKPGDTIQGMLELPVTW
- a CDS encoding ferredoxin gives rise to the protein MTQRIDIDKDICIGAGQCALTAPGVFTQDDDGLSELLPGKEDGGGSALVREAARACPVGAIAVRPA
- a CDS encoding thioredoxin family protein, whose amino-acid sequence is MASRVHQPLENEEFDFILGHVPGPVLAYFTGTWPKVAAVCKEMDALVREAADAYGGRLTAVKADMTRCPGPTARYGVTSAPWFVLVTAGEVVATREGPLDRAGLKEFLDAAL